A single genomic interval of Candidatus Anstonellales archaeon harbors:
- a CDS encoding DUF373 family protein, giving the protein MFKKSILVLCIDRDNDLYEKVKISGPVIGRKKNIEAAIKLALADPEDPDTNAIFKAVSTYDELSEQYNVEIATLTGNKQLGFAADKQISEQLERVLSEFHADSCVFISDGASDEEIMPIVRSRIKIDSVKVLVIKQAKELEQTYFVLLEKLKDPYYARLIFGIPALVLLVVSVSTYLNWGWQPLAALLGLYLLAKGLGIEESVSRMFTKFNFSVERMSLIVYLTAVPFFLFSLWIAYEAYLKATSSGLEGVKVTASTLKSMLELFPWALLLVVFGKIMDLMSEKKKFEIPKYGLYAISVTILWFIFSVAVQWVLNIEPPYVYFSDVILATIISVAAAYFSIKVIKKIKVDVISRMRLENKEVLSETGSYVGRIIGVDSKESVIIVESPFGQRFQLPIDAISSIGDRVVVNY; this is encoded by the coding sequence ATGTTTAAGAAATCCATTCTTGTACTTTGTATAGATAGAGACAACGATTTGTACGAAAAAGTAAAGATATCTGGTCCTGTCATTGGAAGGAAAAAAAACATTGAAGCCGCGATAAAACTTGCATTAGCAGATCCAGAGGATCCTGATACCAATGCTATTTTCAAAGCAGTATCCACCTATGATGAGCTGTCCGAGCAATACAACGTAGAGATTGCCACGCTTACTGGCAACAAACAGCTTGGTTTTGCAGCTGACAAACAAATATCTGAACAGCTGGAAAGGGTACTCTCAGAATTTCATGCTGATTCCTGTGTTTTTATTTCTGATGGCGCTTCAGATGAGGAAATAATGCCCATAGTTAGGTCAAGGATAAAAATAGATTCGGTAAAGGTTCTCGTAATTAAGCAAGCAAAGGAATTGGAACAGACGTATTTTGTTTTACTTGAGAAGTTAAAGGATCCTTATTATGCTCGCCTTATATTTGGGATACCTGCACTGGTATTGCTAGTAGTTTCTGTTTCGACTTATCTTAATTGGGGCTGGCAACCGCTGGCTGCTTTGCTGGGACTTTATTTGCTTGCAAAAGGTCTTGGAATAGAGGAATCAGTATCCCGGATGTTTACAAAATTTAATTTTTCAGTTGAGAGGATGAGTTTGATTGTTTATCTTACCGCAGTACCGTTTTTCCTTTTCTCTTTATGGATAGCATATGAGGCGTATCTCAAGGCAACTTCAAGTGGGTTGGAAGGAGTGAAGGTAACTGCATCTACACTAAAAAGCATGCTTGAGCTTTTTCCATGGGCTCTCTTGCTTGTTGTGTTTGGAAAAATTATGGATTTGATGAGTGAAAAGAAGAAGTTTGAAATTCCAAAATACGGGCTTTATGCTATAAGCGTTACCATCTTGTGGTTCATTTTTTCTGTTGCAGTACAGTGGGTCTTGAACATTGAACCGCCGTACGTCTATTTTTCAGATGTAATACTTGCAACTATTATTTCAGTGGCAGCCGCCTATTTCTCTATCAAAGTAATCAAAAAGATAAAAGTAGATGTGATATCAAGAATGCGTCTTGAAAACAAAGAGGTGCTATCCGAGACCGGGTCGTATGTTGGCAGAATAATTGGCGTAGACTCAAAGGAATCTGTGATTATTGTGGAATCTCCATTTGGACAGAGATTTCAGCTTCCCATAGATGCGATTTCCTCTATCGGAGATAGAGTGGTCGTAAACTACTAA